In Streptomyces sp. TLI_146, the genomic stretch TTCAACGTCGACTTCGACATGCAGAGCGCGAACGGCGGCCAGGAGGGCATCCGGTTCGCACGCATCCCCGCCGGGGCGACCGTGCTGGTCAACGTGCTCGGCACCAGCCGGACCATCACCACCTACAGCGGCACGATCGACGACTCCAGCCCGTTCAACCAGCTGCGCAGCCGACTGCTGTGGAACTTCCCCGACGCGACCTCCGTCGGTTTCAAGGGCACCGGCCAGTTCCAGGGCAGCGTGCTGATCGGCAACCAGGCCTCCCTGGCGACGGTGAGTCTGCCCGGCATCAACGGGCGCTTCTTCACCACCGGTTCGCTCACCCACACCAGCCCGCCGTCGGGCGGTGGCGGCCAGGAGTTCCACAACTACGCCTTCGACGGCAACCTGCCCGACTGCGGCACAGCGCCGCCCACCGAGGGCGAGGTGAAGGTCCTCAAGACGGACCACGCCACCGGCAGGCCGCTCGCCGGGGCGGTGTTCGAGCTGTGGGAGGAGACCAACGGAACCGCCGGACTCCAGACCTCGGGCAGCACCCCGGACACCCGCCGGGGCACGCCGTGCACGACCGACGGCTCCGGGGCCTGCGCACGGACCGTGCCGCCGGGCACGTACTACTGGGTGGAGACCAGGGCACCGGAGGGCTACGACCTGCCCTCCCCCGCGCGCTTCGGGCCCCTCGTCCTCACCGACTCCAACGCCTCCCGGGGCGTCTCGGTGACCGTGGCCGACCACCGGCACGTCGTGCCGAAGGGAAGCCTCACCGTCGACAAGACGGACGCCGAGACCGGCAGTCCGCTCGCGGGCGCGGTGTTCCGGCTGTGGCACGAGACCAACGGGACCCCCGGGCTCCAGACCACGGGCTCCACGCCCGACACCCCGGTCGGCCCCGGCTGCGCGACCGGGAGCTCCGGCCGGTGCGTCTTCGCGGACCTGTCCCTCGGCTCGTACTACATCCAGGAGACGGCCGTGCCCGAGGGGTACGTCCTGCCGCGGAACCGGGTCAGCGGCCCCCACGAGGTGACCGCCGCCAACGCGTCCAGGGGCGTCACCGTCAAGCTCACCAACAAGCGCGGGGAGCCCGACAAGGGAGGCAAGGGCAAGGGAGGCAAGGGCGGACCTCGCTGACGCCCGCGACCAGTTGACAGGGTGACCGGCCGGACCGGTCCCCGCCAGGGCGGCCGTGCTGTCGTATGCCCTACGACGGCACGGCCGCTCTGGTCGTTGCCGGGTGTGGCACATGCGTACGATCTCGGTCGGTGGGGCCGGATCGCGCCCCACAGAAGGGGAATCCATGGCCATTACCGATATAAACGGGATCAACCTGTCCGGAGTGACCGGCAAGCTCATCCAGACCGTGCCGCTGACGAAGAATCCCGCTCCGCAGGCGATCGCTTCCGACCCGGCCAACGGGCACGTCTTCGTGCTCCAGATGGAGAGCGCCGCCAAGACGCCCCTCGGGAACATGTACCTCAACCGCAT encodes the following:
- a CDS encoding choice-of-anchor A family protein produces the protein MFRLSLAHPGARSLRPLLTAAVLSVAALPATATALPGGQASLEAALAAAPLPGGLGPCVPGHCPPDGYPPIHNGPIRFRDNGINVYVGGDFQVREKAAEAEGRVVVLGSFDQHKAAGVSGIYNVGEAGVGSRVAPPVGADWLTTGGNVTVATGQRLLAEQGVVRHAGTATGTIASQRTVHDPDAAKPYTALRGQLTDASKCYAHPGGGTRTPTGTAVHANGETLFTGDNTSMLQVFNVDFDMQSANGGQEGIRFARIPAGATVLVNVLGTSRTITTYSGTIDDSSPFNQLRSRLLWNFPDATSVGFKGTGQFQGSVLIGNQASLATVSLPGINGRFFTTGSLTHTSPPSGGGGQEFHNYAFDGNLPDCGTAPPTEGEVKVLKTDHATGRPLAGAVFELWEETNGTAGLQTSGSTPDTRRGTPCTTDGSGACARTVPPGTYYWVETRAPEGYDLPSPARFGPLVLTDSNASRGVSVTVADHRHVVPKGSLTVDKTDAETGSPLAGAVFRLWHETNGTPGLQTTGSTPDTPVGPGCATGSSGRCVFADLSLGSYYIQETAVPEGYVLPRNRVSGPHEVTAANASRGVTVKLTNKRGEPDKGGKGKGGKGGPR